Proteins encoded in a region of the Mycobacterium branderi genome:
- a CDS encoding arginine repressor, which produces MTRSKTTPDITRAGRQARIVAILSSESVRSQGELAALLAAEGIDVTQATLSRDLEELGAVKLRGADGGAGVYVVPEDGSPVRGVAGGTGRLSRLLGELLVSTDASGNLAVLRTPPGAADYLASAIDRAALPYVVGTIAGDDTIFVAAREPMTGADLAATLRNLK; this is translated from the coding sequence ATGACGCGTTCGAAGACCACACCCGACATCACCCGCGCCGGCCGGCAGGCCCGCATCGTCGCGATCCTGTCGTCGGAGTCGGTGCGCAGCCAAGGCGAACTGGCCGCTCTGCTGGCCGCCGAGGGCATCGACGTCACCCAGGCCACGCTGTCGAGGGACCTCGAGGAGCTCGGCGCGGTGAAGCTGCGCGGCGCCGACGGCGGCGCAGGGGTGTACGTGGTGCCCGAGGACGGCAGCCCGGTGCGCGGGGTAGCCGGCGGCACCGGGCGACTCTCGCGCCTACTGGGCGAGCTGCTGGTGTCCACCGACGCCAGCGGAAACCTCGCCGTGTTGCGCACCCCGCCGGGCGCCGCCGACTACCTGGCCAGCGCCATCGACCGGGCGGCGCTACCCTACGTCGTCGGCACCATCGCCGGTGACGACACCATCTTCGTAGCGGCTCGCGAGCCGATGACCGGCGCCGACCTGGCCGCCACCCTGCGAAACCTCAAGTGA
- the argF gene encoding ornithine carbamoyltransferase, translating into MTRHFLRDDDLSPQEQAEVLELAAELKKDPYSRRPLDGPRGVAVIFDKNSTRTRFSFEMGIAQLGGHAVVVDGRSTQLGRDETLQDTAKVLSRYVDAIVWRTFGQDRLNAMASTATVPVVNALSDEFHPCQVLADLQTIAERQGALRGVRLSYFGDGANNMAHSLLLGGVTAGMHVTIAAPGGFTPDATVLAAAEERAAATGGSVTVTGEPHAAARRADVLVTDTWTSMGQEDDGLDRVAPFRPFQVNADLLALADPEAIVLHCLPAHRGHEITDEVMDGPHSAVWDEAENRLHAQKALLVWLLERSL; encoded by the coding sequence ATGACCCGCCACTTCCTGCGCGACGACGACCTGTCGCCGCAAGAGCAGGCCGAAGTGCTCGAGCTGGCCGCCGAACTGAAGAAGGACCCGTACAGCCGGCGACCGCTTGACGGGCCTCGCGGCGTCGCCGTGATCTTCGACAAGAACTCCACCCGCACCCGATTCTCCTTCGAGATGGGCATCGCGCAGCTCGGCGGGCACGCCGTCGTCGTCGACGGCCGCAGTACCCAGCTGGGCCGCGACGAGACATTGCAGGACACCGCAAAAGTGTTGTCCCGCTACGTCGATGCGATCGTGTGGCGAACCTTCGGCCAAGACCGGCTCAACGCCATGGCGTCAACGGCGACTGTGCCCGTCGTCAACGCGCTCTCCGACGAGTTCCACCCGTGCCAGGTATTGGCCGATCTGCAGACGATCGCCGAGCGCCAGGGCGCGTTGCGCGGTGTCCGGCTCAGCTATTTCGGTGACGGCGCCAACAACATGGCCCATTCGCTGCTGCTCGGGGGCGTCACGGCAGGCATGCACGTCACGATCGCCGCGCCGGGCGGGTTCACGCCGGACGCAACGGTGCTGGCCGCCGCGGAAGAACGGGCCGCCGCCACCGGCGGGTCGGTGACGGTGACCGGCGAGCCGCACGCGGCGGCGAGACGAGCCGACGTGCTGGTCACCGACACCTGGACCTCGATGGGCCAAGAGGACGATGGGCTGGACCGGGTAGCACCGTTTCGCCCGTTCCAGGTCAACGCCGACCTGTTGGCTCTGGCTGACCCGGAAGCCATTGTGCTGCATTGCCTTCCGGCACATCGCGGCCACGAGATCACCGACGAGGTGATGGATGGCCCGCACAGTGCGGTGTGGGACGAGGCCGAGAACCGGCTGCATGCGCAGAAGGCGCTGCTGGTGTGGCTGCTGGAGCGGTCCCTATGA
- a CDS encoding acetylornithine transaminase encodes MSSTHDMQQRWSAVMMNNYGTPPVALASGDGAVVTDVDGNSYLDLLGGIAVNVLGHRHPAVIEAVTRQMSTLGHTSNLYANEPAVALAEALVGLLGADARVFFCNSGTEANELAFKLSRLTGRTKLIAAQDAFHGRTMGSLALTGQPAKQAPFAPLPGDVTHVPYGDTHALADAVSDNTAAVFLEPIMGECGVVVPPDGYLAAAREITSRHGALLVLDEVQTAMGRTGSFFAHQHDGITPDVVTLAKGLGGGLPIGACLAVGPAAELLTPGMHGSTFGGNPICAAAALAVLHTLAADDLVRRAEVLGKSLRHGIEALDHPLIDHVRGRGLLCGVVLGAPKAKDVETAARAAGFLVNAAASDVIRLAPPLIITEHQIDTFVTALPGILDTAGGTA; translated from the coding sequence ATGAGCAGCACGCACGACATGCAACAGCGGTGGTCTGCGGTGATGATGAACAACTACGGCACCCCGCCGGTGGCGCTGGCCAGCGGCGACGGCGCGGTGGTCACCGACGTGGACGGCAACTCGTACCTGGACCTGCTCGGCGGGATTGCGGTCAATGTGCTGGGGCACCGTCACCCCGCCGTGATCGAGGCAGTCACCCGGCAGATGTCGACGCTGGGCCACACCTCGAACCTGTACGCCAACGAACCGGCCGTGGCGCTGGCCGAGGCGCTGGTTGGCCTGTTGGGCGCCGACGCTCGGGTGTTCTTCTGCAACTCGGGTACCGAGGCCAACGAGCTGGCGTTCAAGCTGTCGCGGCTCACCGGGCGCACGAAACTCATTGCCGCGCAAGATGCGTTCCACGGCCGCACGATGGGCTCGCTGGCGCTGACCGGCCAGCCGGCCAAGCAGGCGCCGTTCGCGCCGCTGCCCGGCGACGTCACCCATGTCCCGTACGGCGACACCCATGCGCTGGCCGACGCGGTCTCCGACAACACCGCCGCAGTATTCCTTGAGCCGATCATGGGGGAGTGCGGCGTCGTCGTCCCGCCCGACGGCTACCTGGCAGCCGCGCGCGAGATCACCTCCCGGCATGGCGCGCTGCTGGTGCTCGACGAGGTGCAAACCGCGATGGGTCGCACCGGCTCGTTCTTCGCCCACCAGCACGACGGCATCACACCCGACGTGGTGACACTGGCCAAGGGGCTCGGCGGCGGACTGCCGATCGGCGCGTGCCTGGCCGTCGGCCCGGCCGCAGAGTTGCTCACCCCCGGAATGCACGGCAGCACGTTCGGCGGCAACCCGATCTGTGCGGCGGCGGCGCTGGCGGTGCTGCACACGCTGGCCGCGGACGACCTGGTTCGCCGCGCCGAGGTGTTGGGAAAGTCGTTGCGCCACGGGATCGAAGCGCTCGACCATCCGCTGATCGACCACGTCCGCGGCCGCGGCCTGCTGTGCGGTGTGGTGCTGGGTGCCCCCAAGGCCAAGGACGTCGAAACCGCCGCCCGCGCAGCCGGTTTCCTGGTCAACGCGGCCGCATCCGACGTGATCCGGCTGGCGCCGCCGCTGATCATCACCGAGCACCAGATCGACACGTTCGTCACCGCGCTGCCGGGCATCCTCGACACGGCTGGGGGGACAGCATGA
- the argB gene encoding acetylglutamate kinase has protein sequence MTAALSTHIKAQVLAEALPWLKQLHGKIVVIKYGGNAMTDDILKHAFAADMAFLRNCGIHPVVVHGGGPQISAMLQRLGIPGDFKGGFRVTTPEVLEVARMVLFGQVGRELVNLINAHGPYAVGITGEDAQLFTAVRRSVTVDGVATDIGLVGNVEHVNTAAVRDLIAARRIPVVSTLAPDADGVVHNINADTAAAALAEALGAEKLLMLTDVEGLYTRWPDRDSLVSEIDTDTLAQLLPTLETGMIPKVEACLRAVGGGGVPSAHVIDGRVEHCVLVELFTDEGTGTKVVSA, from the coding sequence ATGACCGCCGCATTATCGACTCACATCAAAGCCCAAGTGCTGGCCGAGGCCCTGCCCTGGCTCAAGCAGCTGCACGGCAAGATCGTCGTCATCAAGTACGGCGGCAACGCAATGACGGACGACATTCTCAAGCATGCGTTCGCCGCCGATATGGCGTTTCTGCGCAACTGCGGCATCCACCCCGTCGTCGTGCACGGCGGCGGGCCGCAGATCAGCGCCATGCTGCAACGGCTCGGAATCCCCGGCGACTTCAAGGGCGGATTCCGGGTCACCACACCGGAAGTGCTCGAGGTGGCACGCATGGTGCTGTTCGGTCAGGTGGGCCGCGAACTGGTCAACCTGATCAACGCGCACGGCCCGTATGCGGTCGGCATCACCGGCGAGGACGCGCAGCTGTTCACTGCGGTGCGGCGCAGCGTCACCGTCGACGGGGTGGCCACCGACATCGGGCTGGTCGGCAACGTCGAGCACGTCAACACCGCCGCGGTGCGGGATTTGATTGCCGCACGGCGCATTCCGGTCGTCTCGACACTGGCGCCGGACGCCGACGGCGTGGTGCACAACATCAACGCCGACACCGCTGCGGCGGCGCTGGCCGAAGCACTGGGAGCCGAAAAGCTGTTGATGCTCACCGATGTCGAAGGGCTCTACACCCGTTGGCCGGACCGTGATTCGCTGGTCAGCGAAATCGACACTGACACCTTGGCGCAACTGCTGCCAACCCTGGAGACCGGGATGATTCCGAAGGTCGAAGCCTGCTTGCGTGCGGTCGGCGGCGGCGGCGTGCCGAGTGCGCATGTGATCGACGGCCGCGTCGAACACTGCGTGCTGGTCGAGCTGTTCACCGATGAAGGCACCGGAACCAAGGTGGTGAGCGCATGA
- the argJ gene encoding bifunctional glutamate N-acetyltransferase/amino-acid acetyltransferase ArgJ, translated as MTKADAARLVRTQGVTAPEGFRAAGIAVGIKASGAPDLALVFNEGPDYAAAGVFTRNQVKAAPVLWSQQVLTTGRLRAVILNSGGANACTGPAGFQDTHATAEALANALSDWGTETGAIEVGVCSTGLIGDRLPMDKLLAGVAEIVHEMAGGLTGGEDAARAIMTTDTVPKQVALHHPGNWTIGGMAKGAGMLAPSLATMLCVLTTDAVAAPEALDAALRRASAATFERLDIDGSCSTNDTVLLLASGASEIAPSQADLDDAVLRVCDDLCAQLQADAEGVTKRVIVTVKGAPGDDDALVAARLIARDSLVKTALFGSDPNWGRVLAAVGMAPFTIDPDRITVSFNGSAVFSGGTAAPGAREVDLSGADIDVTVDLGLGEGRAAIRTTDLSHAYVEENSAYSS; from the coding sequence ATGACTAAAGCCGACGCGGCGCGGCTGGTGCGCACGCAGGGGGTCACGGCACCGGAGGGATTCCGGGCCGCCGGTATCGCCGTGGGGATCAAGGCAAGCGGCGCACCGGATTTGGCGTTGGTGTTCAACGAGGGTCCCGACTACGCGGCCGCCGGAGTGTTCACCCGCAACCAGGTCAAGGCCGCGCCGGTGCTGTGGAGTCAGCAGGTGCTGACCACCGGACGGCTCCGCGCTGTGATCCTCAATTCCGGCGGCGCCAACGCCTGCACCGGACCGGCGGGTTTCCAGGACACCCACGCCACCGCCGAGGCGCTCGCTAATGCGCTGTCGGACTGGGGCACCGAAACCGGGGCCATCGAGGTCGGGGTCTGCTCCACCGGCCTGATCGGCGACCGGCTGCCGATGGACAAGCTGCTCGCCGGTGTCGCCGAAATCGTGCACGAGATGGCCGGCGGCCTGACCGGGGGAGAGGACGCGGCGCGGGCCATCATGACCACCGACACCGTGCCCAAACAGGTTGCGCTGCACCACCCCGGCAACTGGACGATCGGCGGGATGGCCAAGGGCGCAGGCATGCTGGCGCCGTCGCTGGCCACCATGCTGTGCGTGCTGACCACCGACGCCGTCGCGGCGCCCGAAGCGCTCGACGCGGCGCTGCGCCGGGCGAGCGCCGCGACGTTCGAGCGCCTCGACATCGACGGCAGCTGCTCCACCAACGACACCGTGCTGCTGCTGGCGTCCGGTGCCAGCGAAATCGCGCCCAGCCAAGCAGATCTCGACGACGCTGTGCTGCGGGTGTGTGACGACCTGTGCGCCCAGCTGCAGGCCGACGCCGAAGGCGTCACCAAACGCGTCATCGTGACCGTGAAAGGTGCGCCCGGTGACGACGACGCGCTGGTCGCCGCCCGCCTGATCGCCCGCGACAGCCTGGTCAAGACCGCGTTGTTCGGATCCGACCCGAACTGGGGCCGGGTGCTCGCCGCGGTGGGCATGGCGCCGTTTACGATCGACCCCGACCGGATCACCGTGTCGTTCAACGGTTCTGCGGTCTTCAGCGGCGGCACCGCCGCGCCCGGCGCACGCGAGGTGGATTTGTCGGGCGCCGACATCGACGTCACTGTCGATCTCGGCCTCGGCGAGGGCAGGGCCGCCATCCGCACCACCGACCTGTCGCACGCCTACGTCGAAGAGAATTCGGCCTACAGCTCATGA
- the argC gene encoding N-acetyl-gamma-glutamyl-phosphate reductase has translation MLGRMTMRVAVAGASGYAGGEILRLLLGHPAYADGRLTVGAVTAAASAGSALGEHHPHLTPLAQRVLEPTEPDVLAGHDVVFLALPHGHSATLAEQLGPDPLVVDCGADFRLTDAAAWERFYGSAHAGSWPYGLPELPGARERLKDARRIAVPGCYPTAALLALLPAVAEDLVESAVTVVAVSGTSGAGRAVKADLLGSEVIGSARAYNIAGAHRHTPEIVQGLKTVTDRDVTVSFTPVLIPTSRGILATCTARTAAPVSQLRAAYEKAYQAEPFIHLLPDGQLPRTGAVIGSNAAHIAVAVDEDAATFIAIVAIDNLVKGTGGAAVQSMNLALGWPETEGLSVVGVAP, from the coding sequence ATGCTTGGGCGCATGACTATGCGGGTAGCGGTGGCCGGTGCCAGCGGCTACGCCGGCGGCGAGATCCTGCGGCTACTGCTCGGCCACCCGGCATACGCGGACGGCCGGCTCACGGTCGGCGCGGTGACCGCTGCGGCCAGCGCCGGCAGCGCACTGGGCGAACACCACCCGCATCTGACGCCCCTGGCTCAGCGGGTTCTCGAGCCGACCGAGCCCGACGTGCTGGCCGGGCACGACGTGGTGTTCCTCGCGCTGCCGCACGGCCATTCGGCGACGCTGGCCGAACAGCTCGGGCCCGACCCGCTGGTCGTGGACTGCGGCGCGGACTTCCGGCTCACCGACGCCGCCGCGTGGGAGCGGTTCTACGGCTCGGCGCACGCCGGCAGCTGGCCCTATGGTCTGCCCGAACTGCCCGGCGCACGTGAGCGCCTCAAAGATGCGCGCCGGATCGCGGTACCGGGCTGCTATCCGACGGCGGCGCTGCTGGCCCTGCTGCCGGCGGTCGCCGAAGATCTCGTCGAATCCGCCGTCACGGTGGTCGCGGTCAGCGGCACCTCCGGCGCGGGGCGGGCCGTCAAGGCCGACCTGCTCGGCTCGGAGGTCATCGGCTCGGCGCGGGCCTACAACATCGCCGGCGCCCACCGGCACACTCCCGAGATCGTGCAGGGTCTGAAGACGGTCACCGACCGCGACGTCACCGTGTCGTTCACGCCGGTGCTCATCCCGACTTCCCGAGGCATCCTGGCGACCTGCACCGCACGCACCGCCGCCCCGGTATCACAGCTGCGCGCCGCCTACGAAAAGGCTTACCAGGCAGAGCCTTTCATTCACCTACTCCCGGATGGCCAGCTGCCGCGCACTGGCGCGGTGATCGGCAGCAACGCCGCCCACATCGCGGTGGCGGTCGACGAGGACGCGGCGACGTTCATTGCGATCGTGGCGATCGACAACCTGGTCAAGGGCACCGGCGGCGCCGCCGTGCAGTCGATGAACCTGGCGCTGGGCTGGCCGGAGACCGAGGGGCTTTCGGTGGTGGGAGTGGCGCCATGA
- the pheT gene encoding phenylalanine--tRNA ligase subunit beta codes for MRVPYSWLREVVAHGAPDWDVPADELEQTLLRIGHEVEEVITLGPVSGPLTIGRVTEIEELTEFKKPIRACLVDVGDDKPREIICGATNFVVGELVVVALPGTVLPGDFTITARKTYGRTSDGMICSTAELGLGADHSGILVLPPETARPGDDAVAVLGFDDVVFHLAITPDRGYCMSVRGLAREIACAYDLDFVDPASVPPLPADGEAWPLTVQPDTGVRRFALRPVTGIDPGAVSPWWLQRRLLLSGIRAISPAVDATNYVMLELGHPMHAHDLKRITGGFDVRFARPDETVVTLDDIERRLNPADVLIVDEVATAAIGGVMGSGSTEMRDDSTDVLLEAAVWDPAAVSRTQRRLHLPSEAARRYERAVDPAISVAALDRCAVLLAEIAGGTVSPTLTDWRGDPPRDDWSLPPIRIAPDLPDRTAGVRYPDGTTARRLTQIGAAVVGDDVLTVTPPSWRPDLLQPADLVEEVLRLEGLDIIPSVLPAAPAGRGLTAPQQRRRAVGKSLALSGYVEILTSPFLPAGVFDAWGLPADDPRRNTTQVLNPLEADRPHLATTLLPGLLEALARNVSRGIVDAALYSLAQVVQPTEHTRGVELIPVDRRPTDDEIARLDASLPRQPQHVAAVLAGLREPRGPWGPGRPVEAADAFEAVRIVARASGVEVVLRAAQHLPWHPGRCAEVLVGDTVIGHAGQLHPAVIERSGLPKGACAMELNLDAVPITETLPAPQVSPFPAVFQDVSLVVDAGVPAQAVMDAVRDGAGALLEDIRLFDIYTGPQIGEHRKSLTFALRFRALDRTLTEDEASAARDEAVRCAAERVGAVLRS; via the coding sequence ATGCGCGTCCCCTACAGCTGGTTGCGTGAAGTTGTCGCGCACGGCGCCCCGGACTGGGATGTGCCCGCCGACGAGCTCGAGCAGACGCTGCTGCGCATCGGCCACGAGGTCGAGGAGGTGATCACGCTCGGCCCGGTCAGCGGTCCGCTGACGATCGGCAGGGTGACCGAAATCGAGGAGCTCACGGAGTTCAAGAAGCCGATCCGCGCCTGCCTGGTCGATGTCGGCGACGACAAACCACGCGAAATCATCTGTGGTGCAACGAATTTCGTGGTTGGCGAGCTGGTGGTGGTCGCACTGCCCGGCACCGTTTTGCCCGGCGATTTCACGATCACCGCACGCAAGACCTACGGGCGTACGTCTGACGGGATGATCTGCTCGACGGCCGAACTCGGTTTGGGCGCAGATCATTCCGGCATCCTGGTGCTGCCGCCGGAAACCGCCCGGCCGGGAGACGACGCCGTTGCGGTGCTCGGCTTCGACGACGTCGTCTTCCATCTGGCGATCACACCCGACCGCGGCTACTGCATGTCGGTGCGCGGACTGGCCCGCGAGATCGCCTGCGCTTACGACCTGGACTTCGTCGACCCCGCCTCCGTGCCGCCACTGCCCGCAGACGGGGAGGCCTGGCCGCTGACCGTGCAGCCCGACACCGGCGTGCGGCGGTTTGCGCTGCGGCCGGTCACCGGGATCGATCCGGGCGCGGTGTCGCCGTGGTGGCTGCAGCGACGGCTGCTGCTGTCCGGCATCCGGGCGATCTCGCCGGCCGTCGACGCGACCAACTACGTGATGCTCGAACTCGGCCACCCGATGCACGCCCACGACCTCAAACGGATCACCGGCGGGTTCGACGTGCGGTTCGCCCGGCCCGACGAGACCGTCGTCACCCTCGACGACATCGAGCGTCGGCTCAACCCGGCCGACGTGCTGATCGTCGACGAGGTCGCGACCGCCGCGATCGGCGGCGTGATGGGGTCGGGCAGCACCGAGATGCGCGACGACTCCACCGACGTGCTGCTCGAAGCCGCGGTATGGGACCCCGCGGCGGTATCGCGCACCCAGCGGCGGCTGCACCTGCCCAGCGAGGCCGCCCGCCGCTACGAGCGAGCGGTCGACCCGGCGATCTCGGTGGCCGCGCTGGACCGCTGCGCGGTGCTGCTAGCCGAGATCGCCGGCGGCACGGTGTCGCCGACGCTGACCGATTGGCGCGGCGACCCGCCCCGCGACGACTGGTCACTGCCGCCCATCCGGATCGCCCCCGACCTGCCGGACCGCACGGCCGGGGTTCGATACCCCGACGGCACCACCGCGCGACGGCTGACCCAGATCGGGGCGGCCGTGGTCGGCGACGACGTTTTGACCGTGACGCCGCCGAGCTGGCGGCCCGACCTGCTGCAACCCGCCGACCTGGTCGAGGAGGTGCTGCGGCTGGAGGGGCTGGACATCATCCCCTCCGTGCTGCCGGCGGCGCCTGCGGGCCGGGGACTCACCGCGCCGCAGCAGCGCCGACGCGCCGTCGGCAAGTCGCTGGCGCTGTCCGGCTACGTGGAAATCCTCACCTCCCCGTTCCTGCCCGCCGGCGTGTTCGACGCCTGGGGGCTGCCCGCCGACGACCCGCGCCGCAACACCACCCAGGTGCTCAACCCGCTGGAAGCCGACCGCCCGCACCTGGCCACCACGCTGCTGCCTGGTCTGTTGGAAGCCTTGGCGCGCAACGTCTCTCGCGGCATCGTCGACGCTGCGCTGTACTCGCTCGCGCAGGTGGTCCAGCCGACGGAGCACACCCGCGGCGTCGAGCTCATCCCGGTCGACCGTCGTCCCACCGACGACGAGATCGCGCGGCTGGACGCGTCGTTGCCGCGCCAGCCGCAGCACGTCGCCGCGGTTTTGGCCGGCCTGCGGGAACCCCGCGGACCTTGGGGTCCCGGCCGGCCGGTGGAAGCCGCCGACGCATTCGAGGCGGTGCGGATCGTCGCGCGCGCCAGTGGGGTCGAGGTGGTGCTGCGAGCCGCCCAGCATCTGCCGTGGCATCCCGGCCGCTGCGCCGAGGTGCTCGTCGGCGACACCGTGATCGGCCATGCCGGCCAGTTGCACCCGGCGGTGATCGAGCGATCCGGCCTGCCCAAGGGCGCGTGTGCAATGGAGTTGAACCTCGACGCCGTGCCGATCACCGAGACGCTGCCGGCGCCGCAGGTCTCGCCGTTCCCGGCAGTGTTCCAGGACGTCAGCTTGGTGGTGGACGCCGGCGTGCCGGCCCAGGCGGTGATGGACGCGGTCCGCGACGGGGCCGGTGCGCTGCTGGAGGACATTCGGCTGTTCGACATCTACACGGGCCCGCAGATCGGCGAGCACCGCAAGTCGCTGACGTTCGCGTTGCGGTTCCGGGCGCTGGATCGCACGCTGACCGAAGACGAGGCCAGCGCGGCGCGCGACGAGGCCGTGCGCTGCGCCGCCGAGCGGGTCGGTGCGGTGCTGCGAAGCTAG
- the pheS gene encoding phenylalanine--tRNA ligase subunit alpha: MGDQHVDLSPEALTEAVNAARRAFAAATDLDALARAKTEHLGDRSPLALARQALATLPKSDRADAGRRVNAARGDAQHSYDERLAALRAERDAAVLVAEAIDVTLPSTRQPTGARHPITILAERIADSFIAMGWELADGPEVESEQFNFDALNFPADHPARSEQDTFYIAPEGSRQLLRTHTSPVQVRTLLERELPVYVLSIGRAFRTDELDATHTPVFHQVEGLAVDRGLSMAHLRGTLDAFARAAFGPSARTRFRPHFFPFTEPSGEVDVWFEGKKGGAGWVEWGGCGMVNPNVLRAAGIDAELYSGFAFGMGLERTLQFRNGIPDMRDMVEGDVRFSLPFGVGA, encoded by the coding sequence GTGGGTGACCAGCACGTCGACCTGTCGCCGGAAGCGTTGACCGAAGCGGTCAATGCCGCCCGGCGGGCCTTTGCCGCCGCGACCGATCTCGACGCGCTGGCTCGCGCCAAAACCGAGCATCTCGGTGACCGGTCCCCGCTTGCGCTGGCCCGCCAAGCGCTGGCGACGCTGCCCAAATCCGACCGCGCGGACGCCGGCCGGCGCGTCAACGCCGCCCGCGGCGACGCCCAGCACAGCTACGACGAGCGACTTGCCGCGCTGCGCGCCGAACGGGACGCGGCGGTACTCGTCGCCGAGGCCATCGACGTCACGTTGCCGTCGACCCGGCAGCCGACCGGCGCGCGCCACCCGATCACGATCCTGGCCGAGCGCATCGCCGACAGCTTCATCGCGATGGGCTGGGAACTGGCCGACGGACCGGAGGTCGAAAGCGAGCAATTCAACTTCGACGCGCTGAACTTTCCCGCCGACCACCCCGCGCGCAGCGAACAGGACACCTTCTATATCGCGCCCGAGGGATCGCGGCAGCTGCTGCGCACCCACACCTCGCCGGTGCAGGTGCGTACGTTGCTCGAACGCGAGCTGCCGGTCTACGTTCTGTCGATCGGGCGCGCGTTTCGCACCGACGAGCTCGACGCCACTCACACTCCGGTCTTCCACCAGGTGGAGGGGCTGGCCGTGGATCGTGGCCTGTCGATGGCGCATCTGCGCGGGACGCTGGATGCGTTCGCCCGCGCCGCGTTCGGCCCGTCGGCGCGCACCCGGTTTCGGCCGCACTTCTTCCCGTTCACCGAGCCCTCGGGCGAGGTCGACGTGTGGTTCGAGGGCAAGAAGGGCGGCGCCGGCTGGGTGGAGTGGGGCGGTTGCGGCATGGTGAACCCGAATGTGTTGCGCGCGGCCGGCATTGACGCCGAACTTTATTCGGGTTTTGCGTTCGGCATGGGCCTGGAGCGAACCCTGCAGTTCCGCAACGGCATTCCCGACATGCGTGACATGGTCGAAGGCGACGTGCGGTTCTCGCTGCCGTTCGGGGTGGGGGCCTGA
- a CDS encoding rhomboid-like protein encodes MIFGILSRLARVRLTVGYAAALAAVSITLLILGPQVQQQVIRNASTNVHNLAHGHLGTLFGSAFVTDAGPIYVWLPGLVCLLALAELIWHSGRTAVVFVTGHIGATLLVAAGLTAAIELGWLPLSIARASDVGMSYGAVAVLGALTAAVPARWRPVWVGWWVPAGVAAAAVGAEFTDAGHAVALVLGMLVATRFGRPAPSAWTPVRYALLSVAAAFGFLLLAHTAWSATAGVGVGAVGALVADGIVRYRRTRRPLRAPALQPALNA; translated from the coding sequence ATGATCTTCGGCATACTGTCCCGGCTTGCCCGGGTGCGGCTCACGGTCGGTTACGCAGCAGCCCTGGCAGCGGTCAGCATCACCCTCCTGATTCTGGGTCCCCAGGTACAGCAGCAAGTCATCCGCAACGCCAGCACGAACGTGCACAATCTGGCCCACGGACACCTGGGCACGCTGTTCGGCAGCGCATTCGTCACCGACGCCGGTCCCATCTATGTGTGGCTGCCGGGTCTGGTGTGCCTGCTCGCGCTGGCCGAACTGATCTGGCACAGCGGACGGACGGCCGTGGTGTTCGTCACCGGGCACATCGGCGCGACCCTGCTGGTCGCCGCCGGCCTGACCGCGGCGATCGAGCTGGGCTGGCTGCCGCTGTCGATCGCCCGCGCCAGCGATGTCGGCATGAGTTACGGCGCCGTCGCGGTGCTCGGCGCGCTGACCGCCGCCGTGCCGGCGCGATGGCGTCCGGTGTGGGTTGGCTGGTGGGTTCCGGCCGGTGTGGCGGCCGCGGCCGTGGGCGCGGAGTTCACCGACGCCGGTCACGCCGTCGCGCTGGTGCTGGGCATGCTCGTCGCCACCCGCTTCGGGCGTCCGGCTCCTTCCGCGTGGACGCCGGTGCGCTACGCGCTGCTGAGCGTGGCGGCGGCGTTCGGGTTTTTGCTGCTGGCCCACACCGCGTGGTCGGCGACCGCCGGTGTCGGCGTCGGCGCGGTGGGTGCACTCGTTGCCGACGGCATCGTCCGGTACCGCCGGACGCGCCGGCCGCTGCGCGCCCCCGCCCTGCAGCCCGCGCTGAACGCCTGA